In the genome of Chiroxiphia lanceolata isolate bChiLan1 chromosome 29, bChiLan1.pri, whole genome shotgun sequence, one region contains:
- the ANP32E gene encoding acidic leucine-rich nuclear phosphoprotein 32 family member E isoform X2 — MEMKKRINLELRNRAPEKVTELVLDNCRSSNGEIEGLNDSFKELQFLSMANVELTSLAKLPTLSKLRKLELSDNVISGGLEVLAERCPNLTYLNLSGNKIKDLGTVEALQNLKNLKSLDLFNCEITNLEDYRDSIFELLQQITYLDGFDQEDNEAPDSEDDDDEGDEDDDDDENEAGPPGEYEEEDDEDDGASDLGEGEEEEEVGLSYLMKEEIQDEEDDDDYVEGGDEEEEEGVRGEKRKREPEDEGEEEED, encoded by the exons ATGGAGATGAAGAAGCGCATCAACCTGGAGTTGCGGAACCGGGCCCCCGAGAAG GTGACGGAGTTGGTGCTCGATAACTGCCGGTCCAGCAACGGGGAAATCGAAGGGCTCAATGACTCCTTCAAGGAACTCCAGTTTCTCAGCATGGCCAACGTCGAGCTGACGTCGCTGGCCAAGCTCCCCACGTTGAGTAAGCTCAGGAAG CTGGAGTTGAGCGACAACGTCATTTCCGGAGGCCTGGAGGTCCTGGCAGAGCGATGTCCAAATCTCACATATCTAAATCTAAGTGGCAACAAAATCAAAGATCTTGGCACTGTGGAAGCTCTT CAAAATCTGAAGAACCTGAAGAGCCTTGACCTGTTCAACTGTGAGATTACGAACCTCGAGGACTACAGGGACAGCATCTTCGAGCTGCTCCAGCAGATCACGTACCTGGACGGGTTTGATCAGGAGGACAACGAGGCACCGGACTCGGAAGACGATGACGACG AAGGGGATGAAGATGACGACGATGATGAGAATGAAGCGGGGCCTCCAGGAGAAtatgaagaggaagatgatgaagatgatggaGCTTCAGATTTGGGGGAaggtgaagaggaggaggaagtcGGTCTTTCTTACCTGATGAAAGAAGAGATTCAG GATGAAGAGGATGACGACGACTACGTTGAAGGAGgtgatgaggaggaagaag AGGGCGTCcgaggggagaagaggaaacgAGAGCCCGAGGACGAAggcgaggaagaggaggattAA
- the ANP32E gene encoding acidic leucine-rich nuclear phosphoprotein 32 family member E isoform X1, which yields MEMKKRINLELRNRAPEKVTELVLDNCRSSNGEIEGLNDSFKELQFLSMANVELTSLAKLPTLSKLRKLELSDNVISGGLEVLAERCPNLTYLNLSGNKIKDLGTVEALQNLKNLKSLDLFNCEITNLEDYRDSIFELLQQITYLDGFDQEDNEAPDSEDDDDEGDEDDDDDENEAGPPGEYEEEDDEDDGASDLGEGEEEEEVGLSYLMKEEIQDEEDDDDYVEGGDEEEEAEGVRGEKRKREPEDEGEEEED from the exons ATGGAGATGAAGAAGCGCATCAACCTGGAGTTGCGGAACCGGGCCCCCGAGAAG GTGACGGAGTTGGTGCTCGATAACTGCCGGTCCAGCAACGGGGAAATCGAAGGGCTCAATGACTCCTTCAAGGAACTCCAGTTTCTCAGCATGGCCAACGTCGAGCTGACGTCGCTGGCCAAGCTCCCCACGTTGAGTAAGCTCAGGAAG CTGGAGTTGAGCGACAACGTCATTTCCGGAGGCCTGGAGGTCCTGGCAGAGCGATGTCCAAATCTCACATATCTAAATCTAAGTGGCAACAAAATCAAAGATCTTGGCACTGTGGAAGCTCTT CAAAATCTGAAGAACCTGAAGAGCCTTGACCTGTTCAACTGTGAGATTACGAACCTCGAGGACTACAGGGACAGCATCTTCGAGCTGCTCCAGCAGATCACGTACCTGGACGGGTTTGATCAGGAGGACAACGAGGCACCGGACTCGGAAGACGATGACGACG AAGGGGATGAAGATGACGACGATGATGAGAATGAAGCGGGGCCTCCAGGAGAAtatgaagaggaagatgatgaagatgatggaGCTTCAGATTTGGGGGAaggtgaagaggaggaggaagtcGGTCTTTCTTACCTGATGAAAGAAGAGATTCAG GATGAAGAGGATGACGACGACTACGTTGAAGGAGgtgatgaggaggaagaag CAGAGGGCGTCcgaggggagaagaggaaacgAGAGCCCGAGGACGAAggcgaggaagaggaggattAA